The proteins below are encoded in one region of Thermococcus peptonophilus:
- a CDS encoding DUF5305 family protein: MQEEASKFSKWISRGKLEDFTPAARVRMWSLSDLVNAAIDMNARAIYDGEKGVYFVVHECVLYYFDVDEGKEEESNLPSKNSGKP, from the coding sequence GTGCAAGAGGAAGCCTCCAAGTTCTCCAAATGGATAAGCAGAGGGAAACTTGAGGACTTCACCCCCGCGGCGAGGGTCCGTATGTGGTCGCTCTCAGACCTCGTTAACGCGGCCATAGACATGAACGCAAGGGCTATCTACGACGGGGAAAAGGGCGTGTATTTTGTTGTCCATGAATGCGTTCTATACTATTTTGATGTTGATGAAGGAAAGGAAGAGGAGAGTAATCTACCATCCAAAAATTCAGGGAAACCTTAA